A region of Streptomyces sp. NBC_01750 DNA encodes the following proteins:
- a CDS encoding PP2C family protein-serine/threonine phosphatase encodes MSADSLGDSLGDSLGESPGASSEAADSVGLAVLDTHARYLFADRGYCRIAGEVYAGLVGSPVNPRVRPRVGSELLLAGVLADGNPRVHVTEATRCTWQRLTIDKDVVALMGIIVGTTPARAAERESAPYRVSVAESSDRIGTTLDEDTTCREAVSFLSPGLADAAEVDLLLTSPPTLSPAGGDLRAIPLPGVYRAAVAGRADLLPQRPADPLGAAVRAMHGSRPVLDDRVLAVPLVAHGHVLGAVLAARTHGRFDRDDVLIVQSAVLRAATAIEHSRLYGQAQRTAVQLQQALLTEPGRPHPNLQLATRYLPSGSGTIVGGDWFETVRLHFGRTLLVMGDVMGHGVEAAVDMNSYRSTLRDVASADLPPDRVLRQLDVIISESTRRPATCLLVRVDPVRGTGAFSSAGHLPPAVFGGGGGADLVRVPVGPPLGTGLGGYEIATRELHPGDTLLLFTDGLVERRGEDIDSSLARLARVQAAPGITVDGLLDEVLGQLDAAHADDDVALMAARIRRRPASDHH; translated from the coding sequence GTGAGTGCCGACTCCCTCGGCGACTCGCTCGGCGACTCCCTCGGCGAATCCCCGGGCGCTTCGTCGGAGGCTGCCGATTCCGTGGGTCTCGCCGTCCTCGACACACACGCGCGTTACCTCTTCGCGGACCGCGGCTACTGCCGGATCGCGGGGGAGGTGTACGCCGGGCTCGTGGGCAGTCCCGTGAACCCGCGAGTCCGGCCGAGAGTCGGCTCCGAGCTGCTCCTGGCCGGAGTGCTCGCCGACGGCAACCCTCGCGTTCATGTCACCGAAGCAACCCGTTGTACCTGGCAACGTCTGACCATCGACAAAGACGTCGTCGCACTCATGGGCATCATCGTCGGGACCACACCCGCCCGGGCCGCCGAGCGGGAGTCCGCTCCGTACCGCGTCTCCGTCGCCGAGTCCTCCGATCGGATCGGCACGACGCTCGACGAGGACACCACCTGCCGGGAGGCGGTGAGCTTCCTCAGTCCCGGCCTTGCCGACGCGGCCGAGGTGGACCTGCTCCTCACGTCACCTCCGACGCTCTCCCCGGCCGGCGGTGACCTGCGCGCGATACCGCTGCCCGGTGTGTACCGCGCCGCCGTGGCCGGACGCGCGGATCTGCTGCCGCAGCGCCCGGCGGACCCGCTCGGGGCCGCGGTGCGTGCGATGCACGGCAGCCGCCCCGTCCTCGACGACCGGGTGCTGGCTGTGCCGCTCGTCGCTCACGGCCACGTCCTGGGCGCGGTGCTGGCCGCGCGGACACACGGCAGGTTCGATCGGGACGATGTGCTGATCGTCCAGTCGGCGGTTCTGCGGGCTGCCACGGCTATCGAGCATTCCCGTCTGTACGGTCAGGCCCAGCGGACCGCTGTGCAGCTCCAACAAGCCCTGCTCACCGAACCCGGACGCCCGCACCCCAACCTGCAACTGGCCACCCGCTACCTGCCCTCCGGCTCAGGCACCATCGTCGGCGGCGACTGGTTCGAGACCGTGCGCCTGCACTTCGGACGGACTCTGCTGGTCATGGGCGATGTGATGGGGCACGGCGTGGAAGCCGCGGTCGACATGAACAGCTATCGCTCCACGCTGCGCGATGTCGCGTCCGCCGATCTTCCGCCGGACCGGGTGCTGCGCCAGCTCGACGTGATCATCTCCGAGTCCACCAGGCGGCCCGCCACATGTCTGCTGGTACGGGTGGACCCCGTGCGCGGCACCGGCGCCTTCTCCAGCGCCGGCCATCTGCCGCCCGCCGTGTTCGGCGGGGGCGGCGGGGCGGACCTGGTACGCGTGCCCGTCGGGCCGCCTCTCGGCACAGGACTGGGCGGATACGAAATCGCCACTCGCGAGCTCCACCCCGGTGACACCCTGCTGCTGTTCACCGACGGGCTGGTCGAACGGCGGGGAGAGGACATCGACTCCTCCCTCGCCCGCCTCGCACGGGTACAGGCCGCCCCCGGCATCACCGTCGACGGACTGCTGGACGAGGTCCTCGGCCAGCTGGACGCCGCTCACGCGGACGACGACGTCGCCCTCATGGCCGCACGCATCCGGCGCAGGCCGGCGTCGGATCACCACTGA
- a CDS encoding VOC family protein, translating to MDKPTRPAGSAGVTSSAEVFGAPSWVSLMARDLQGAQDFYGAVMGWVFRKGSLGDEFSTAFSEGAPVAGIGALASAFQVAVAWTPYFAVADLDETAARIRERSGTVAVGPLAFPMGRGALAADRDGAVFGIWEGLLVSEWLTGRKRAPVWLRLRTRNAFEAAIFYGEVLEWASERPGSCQVDYEEDEVVLRRKGHVLARLSSGATGAAPDPTLRPHWHCHFPVGDVEATVEAARRNGGLVLERHSMPEGEEATLRDPDGALFTVTSSTVRE from the coding sequence ATGGACAAACCAACGAGACCAGCCGGATCCGCCGGAGTGACATCGAGCGCCGAAGTGTTCGGCGCGCCGAGCTGGGTCAGCCTGATGGCACGTGACCTGCAGGGCGCGCAGGATTTCTACGGCGCGGTGATGGGGTGGGTGTTCCGGAAGGGCAGCCTGGGCGACGAGTTCAGTACCGCCTTCTCCGAGGGCGCACCGGTCGCCGGAATCGGGGCGCTGGCGTCGGCGTTTCAGGTCGCCGTCGCCTGGACCCCGTACTTCGCCGTCGCCGATCTGGATGAGACCGCCGCGCGTATCCGGGAGCGGAGCGGCACCGTCGCGGTGGGCCCGCTCGCCTTTCCCATGGGGCGGGGGGCGCTGGCCGCCGACCGTGACGGCGCCGTCTTCGGTATCTGGGAGGGACTGCTGGTCTCCGAATGGCTGACCGGGCGCAAGAGGGCGCCCGTCTGGCTTCGGCTGCGGACCCGCAACGCCTTCGAGGCGGCGATCTTCTACGGCGAAGTCCTCGAATGGGCATCCGAGCGGCCCGGCTCCTGCCAGGTCGACTACGAGGAGGACGAAGTCGTGCTCCGCCGCAAGGGGCATGTGCTCGCGCGCCTCAGCTCGGGCGCGACAGGGGCGGCACCGGACCCCACGCTCCGGCCCCACTGGCACTGCCACTTCCCGGTCGGCGACGTCGAGGCCACCGTGGAAGCGGCCCGCCGCAATGGGGGCCTCGTCCTGGAACGGCACTCGATGCCGGAGGGTGAAGAGGCGACGCTGCGCGATCCGGACGGCGCCCTGTTCACCGTCACCAGCAGCACAGTCCGGGAATGA
- a CDS encoding MFS transporter yields MTSPQPTPTAQTAAPDKKLGGNGIALLVIASCQLMVVLDITIVNIALPHIQSALNFSTTSLSWVVSAYTLTFGGLLLLGGRAGDILGRRRVFLAGVMLFALASLLGGLSQSSGQLLAARALQGVGGAIASPTALALITTTFTEGPARNRAFGVFAAVSAGGGAIGLLAGGVLVEWLDWRWVFFVNVPIALLIVLATPRHIKESERHPGHFDLAGALTSTLGMVALVYGFIRAAQEGWRDRLTLASFAAAVVLLTCFILIERRSRQPITPLHMFADRNRAGTYGIMLSLAAAIFGMFFFLTLFVQNVLDFSPLRAGLAFLPVSALIAVGAGTASHLLPKFGPKPFMVTGSILAAGGLSWLTLTDIHSTYLGSILGPMLIFSLGMGMNFVSLTLMAVSGVPRHESGAASGMLNATQQVGGSLGLSILVTVFGTASQNEARDQIPLFLTQATPADRLSFRRTGLLPPPWGDEVLTAGVSVAFTVAAIFTVIAAVIALLVIQVRPSDLERFQGGGARGQAGDS; encoded by the coding sequence ATGACGAGCCCGCAGCCGACCCCCACCGCGCAGACCGCCGCCCCGGACAAGAAACTCGGCGGCAACGGGATCGCGCTGCTCGTCATCGCCTCGTGCCAGTTGATGGTGGTACTCGACATCACCATCGTGAACATAGCGCTCCCGCACATCCAGAGCGCGCTGAACTTCTCGACCACGAGCCTTTCCTGGGTGGTCAGCGCCTATACGCTCACCTTCGGCGGCCTGCTCCTCCTGGGCGGCCGCGCCGGTGACATCCTCGGCCGCCGCCGGGTTTTCCTCGCCGGCGTCATGCTCTTCGCGCTCGCCTCTCTCCTCGGCGGCCTCTCCCAGAGCTCCGGCCAGCTCCTCGCCGCTCGCGCCCTGCAGGGCGTCGGCGGCGCCATCGCATCGCCGACCGCGCTCGCACTGATCACCACCACCTTCACCGAAGGCCCGGCCCGCAACCGGGCGTTCGGAGTCTTCGCGGCGGTCTCCGCGGGCGGCGGCGCGATCGGTCTGCTGGCGGGCGGTGTCCTCGTCGAATGGCTCGACTGGCGCTGGGTGTTCTTCGTCAATGTGCCGATCGCCCTGCTCATCGTTCTGGCGACGCCCCGCCACATCAAGGAGTCCGAGCGTCATCCGGGCCACTTCGACCTGGCCGGTGCGCTGACCTCGACGCTCGGCATGGTCGCGCTGGTGTACGGCTTCATCCGGGCCGCGCAGGAGGGCTGGCGCGACCGGCTCACGCTCGCCTCGTTCGCTGCGGCGGTGGTGCTGCTCACCTGCTTCATCCTCATCGAGCGCCGCTCGAGGCAGCCGATCACGCCACTGCACATGTTCGCCGACCGCAACCGGGCAGGCACCTACGGAATCATGCTGAGCCTCGCCGCCGCGATCTTCGGCATGTTCTTCTTCCTCACGCTCTTCGTACAGAACGTGCTGGACTTCAGCCCGCTCCGGGCCGGCCTCGCCTTCCTGCCGGTGAGCGCGCTCATCGCGGTGGGCGCGGGCACCGCTTCCCACCTTCTGCCGAAGTTCGGCCCCAAACCGTTTATGGTGACCGGTTCGATCCTCGCCGCGGGGGGACTGTCCTGGCTGACCCTGACCGACATTCATTCGACGTACCTGGGCAGCATCCTGGGGCCGATGCTCATCTTCAGCCTCGGCATGGGCATGAACTTCGTCTCGCTGACCCTGATGGCTGTCTCCGGTGTGCCCCGGCATGAGTCGGGCGCGGCCTCCGGCATGCTCAACGCGACCCAGCAGGTGGGCGGTTCGCTCGGCCTCTCCATCCTGGTGACTGTCTTCGGCACGGCCAGCCAGAACGAGGCCAGGGACCAGATACCGCTCTTCCTGACCCAGGCCACCCCGGCGGATCGGCTGAGTTTCCGGCGCACCGGACTGCTCCCACCGCCGTGGGGCGACGAGGTGCTGACCGCCGGAGTCTCCGTCGCCTTCACCGTGGCCGCCATCTTCACGGTGATCGCCGCGGTGATCGCCCTCCTGGTCATCCAGGTCCGTCCCTCGGACCTGGAACGCTTTCAGGGAGGGGGCGCTCGCGGGCAGGCCGGAGACTCCTGA